A stretch of Lagopus muta isolate bLagMut1 chromosome 9, bLagMut1 primary, whole genome shotgun sequence DNA encodes these proteins:
- the PHC3 gene encoding polyhomeotic-like protein 3 isoform X2 yields the protein MENEPSTTTCSASTTTITTTSTSRTQLPQISVYSGSDRHAVQVIQQALHRPPSSAAQYLQQMYAAQQQHLMLQTAALQQQHLSSTQFQSLATVPQASLSGGRQCTSPTGSVTQQSSMSQTSIISRSQTSNTTSSSITQQTMLLGSTSPTLSASQAQMYLRAQMLIFTPATTVAAVQSDIPVVSSSSSSSCQSAATQVQNLTLRSQKLGVLSSSQNGPPKSSSQTQSLSLCANKPVTSTKGIQPESSDSNRKGDSPAPECRSAPVTRTSSIHQLITPASYSPLQPHSLVKHQQIPLHSPPSKISHHQLILQQQQQVQPIALQAPSGQEPPPSQHCLPLPSHSLPPAPSSVQPHCSPIHIHPPPLTLSPTPSQAAQQSVVVSPPPSHSPSQSPTIIIHPQALIQSQANSLVPAALQAEQSAPQQTAASPVRPIAQPLNLPSHLPLPPSPAVHIGSVDQPSLVSPGQQIVSSTPHQQYSALQSTPIPLAAPPQLSTSSTQIQQLPLQSVQSLQVQPEILSQGQVLVQNTLVSEEELPAAEALVQLPFQTLPPPQTVAVNLQVQPSVPIETPVIYQVENVCEEEMPEESDCVNMVRTPTPPTLSPPAITLGNGDALNSEEPLSDHAGLPSVTSSVSASVIKSPSDPSHASIPPPPLLLPAATTRSSSTSMPNSIPSLENKPPQAIVKPQILTHVIEGFVIQEGLEPFPVSRSSLLVEQPAEKRLLVEGQIMSVMCVESDLQNTKHADNSSDTEIEDMIAEEGLDEIENELLKCEFCGKMGYPNKFLRSKRFCSTSCAKRHSLSCTKKFGLFASDKTNRWNRKSDSQSLGRRGRRPSGPDGAPRDHFLRQLPITYPSAEEDLASHEDAVPTAMTTRLRRQSERERERELRELRIRKMPESMNLLPVVQSDPSVWTVDEVWAFIHSLPGCQDIADEFRAQEIDGQALLLLKEDHLMSAMNIKLGPALKICARINSLKES from the exons ATGGAGAATGAGCCAAGCACGACAACATGTTCTGCATCCACAACCACCATTACTACCACCTCCACGTCCCGGACACAGCTTCCACAGATATCTGTCTACAGTGGCTCTGACAGGCATGCTGTCCAG GTTATTCAGCAGGCCTTGCATCGTCCTCCTAGCTCAGCTGCTCAGTACCTCCAGCAGATGtatgcagcccagcagcagcatctaATGCTGCAgactgctgctttgcagcagcagcacttaaGCAGTACCCAATTTCAGAGTCTGGCAACTGTACCACAG GCAAGCCTGTCAGGTGGGAGGCAATGTACTTCCCCCACTGGGAGTGTCACTCAGCAGTCAAGCATGTCGCAGACCTCG ATAATAAGCCGTTCACAGACCTccaacaccaccagcagcagcattacCCAGCAGACTATGTTGCTagggagcacctctcctaccCTGAGTGCAAGCCAGGCTCAGATGTATCTCCGAGCACAAATG CTGATTTTTACCCCTGCTACCACCGTGGCTGCTGTTCAGTCTGACATTCCTGTTGTCTCAtcatcttcctcatcttcctGTCAGTCTGCAGCTACTCAG GTTCAGAACTTGACGTTGCGCAGTCAGAAGTTGGGTGTATTGTCAAGTTCACAGAACGGTCCACCAAAAAGCAGCAGTCAAACTCAGTCGTTGTCTTTGTGTGCTAACAAACCTGTAACCAGCACCAAGGGCATCCAACCAGAATCCTCAGACAGCAATAGAAAAGGTGACAGCCCAGCGCCGGAGTGTCGGAGTGCCCCAGTGACACGGACATCGAGCATACATCAGTTGATAACACCAG cTTCGTATTCTCCACTACAACCCCATTCTCTAGTAAAACATCAGCAGATCCCACTTCATTCACCGCCTTCCAAAATTTCCCATCATCAGCTGAtactgcaacagcagcagcaagtccAGCCGATCGCACTTCAGGCTCCGTCTGGCCAGGAGCCCCCTCCATCACAGCACTGTCTACCACTCCCAAGCCATAGTCTTCCTCCAGCTCCTAGCAGTGTGCAGCCTCATTGCTCACCTATTCACATCCATCCTCCACCTCTGACGCTATCTCCCACTCCAtcccaggcagctcagcagtCAGTAGTGGTATCTCCTCCACCTTCTCACTCCCCTAGTCAGTCACCCACAATAATTATTCATCCTCAAGCACTTATCCAGTCACAGGCAAACTCCCTTGTGCCAGCAGCTCTTCAGGCAGAGCAGTCTGCCCCTCAGCAAACTGCTGCCAGTCCAGTGCGGCCAATTGCACAGCCCCTCAACCTCCCGTCGCACCTCCCGCTTCCACCTTCCCCTGCTGTACACATAGGGTCAGTGGATCAGCCCAGCTTGGTTTCCCCAGGCCAGCAGATCGTGTCCTCCACACCACACCAGCAGTATTCAGCCTTGCAGTCCACGCCTATCCCTCTTGCGGCTCCTCCGCAGCTGTCGACATCTTCAACCCAGATACAACAACTGCCGTTGCAATCTGTACAGTCTTTGCAAGTGCAGCCTGAAATTCTATCTCAGGGCCAAGTTTTGGTTCAAAACACTTTGGTTTCTGAGGAAGAActtcctgctgcagaagctTTGGTCCAGCTGCCGTTTCAAACTCTTCCACCACCGCAGACTGTTGCAGTAAATCTTCAAGTTCAGCCATCAGTACCAATTGAAACTCCAGTG ATTTACCAAGTGGAGAATGTATGTGAAGAAGAGATGCCTGAAGAGTCTGATTGTGTCAATATGGTTAGAACACCTACGCCACCGACTTTGTCTCCACCAGCAATAACCTTGGGGAATGGAGATGCACTTAATTCAGAAGAGCCTTTGTCGG accACGCAGGACTGCCCTCAGTGACATCATCAGTCAGTGCCTCAGTAATTAAATCTCCATCTGATCCTTCGCATGCCTCTATTCCACCACCACCTCTTTTGCTTCCAGCTGCAACAACAAGGAGTAGCAGCACGTCAATGCCCAATAGCATTCCTAGTCTAGAAAATAAACCTCCACAGGCTATTGTTAAACCACAGATCCTGACTCACGTTATTGAAGGCTTCGTGATTCAGGAGGGCTTGGAACCATTTCCT GTAAGTCGTTCATCTTTGCTGGTAGAACAGCCTGCAGAAAAAAGATTGCTAGTGGAGGGTCAAATCATGAGTGTTATGTGTGTTGAATCAGACTTGCAGAATACAAAGCATGCAGACAACTCATCGGACACAGAGATAGAGGATATGATTGCAGAAG AGGGCCTGgatgaaattgaaaatgaactcctgaaatgtgaattttgtGGAAAAATGGGATATCCCAACAAGTTTCTACGATCAAAACGATTCTGTTCTACGTCCTGTGCTAAAAG GCACAGCCTTAGTTGCACTAAGAAATTTGGGCTGTTTGCATCAGACAAGACCAATCGTTGGAATCGGAAATCAGATAGCCAAAGTCTTGGGCGACGCGGGCGTCGACCGAGTGGCCCTGATGGGGCACCACGAGATCATTTTCTTAGACAG CTTCCAATTACTTATCCGTCTGCAGAAGAAGATCTGGCTTCTCACGAAGATGCTGTTCCAACTGCGATGACCACCCGTCTGAGAAGACAGagtgagagggagagagaacgTGAACTAAGGGAGCTAAGAATTAGGAAAATGCCCGAGAGCATGAACTTGTTACCAGTGGTGCAGTCAGACCCTTCGGTATGGACTGTTGATGAAGTTTGGGCCTTTATACATTCTTTGCCTG GTTGTCAAGATATTGCGGATGAATTTAGAGCACAAGAAATTGATGGACAAGCTCTCCTCTTGTTGAAGGAGGATCACCTTATGAGTGCAATGAATATTAAGCTTGGACCTGCGTTAAAAATCTGTGCACGTATCAATTCATTGAAAGAATCATAG
- the PHC3 gene encoding polyhomeotic-like protein 3 isoform X6, with translation MENEPSTTTCSASTTTITTTSTSRTQLPQISVYSGSDRHAVQVIQQALHRPPSSAAQYLQQMYAAQQQHLMLQTAALQQQHLSSTQFQSLATVPQASLSGGRQCTSPTGSVTQQSSMSQTSINLSTSPTPAQIISRSQTSNTTSSSITQQTMLLGSTSPTLSASQAQMYLRAQMLIFTPATTVAAVQSDIPVVSSSSSSSCQSAATQVQNLTLRSQKLGVLSSSQNGPPKSSSQTQSLSLCANKPVTSTKGIQPESSDSNRKGDSPAPECRSAPVTRTSSIHQLITPASYSPLQPHSLVKHQQIPLHSPPSKISHHQLILQQQQQVQPIALQAPSGQEPPPSQHCLPLPSHSLPPAPSSVQPHCSPIHIHPPPLTLSPTPSQAAQQSVVVSPPPSHSPSQSPTIIIHPQALIQSQANSLVPAALQAEQSAPQQTAASPVRPIAQPLNLPSHLPLPPSPAVHIGSVDQPSLVSPGQQIVSSTPHQQYSALQSTPIPLAAPPQLSTSSTQIQQLPLQSVQSLQVQPEILSQGQVLVQNTLVSEEELPAAEALVQLPFQTLPPPQTVAVNLQVQPSVPIETPVIYQVENVCEEEMPEESDCVNMVRTPTPPTLSPPAITLGNGDALNSEEPLSDHAGLPSVTSSVSASVIKSPSDPSHASIPPPPLLLPAATTRSSSTSMPNSIPSLENKPPQAIVKPQILTHVIEGFVIQEGLEPFPVSRSSLLVEQPAEKRLLVEGQIMSVMCVESDLQNTKHADNSSDTEIEDMIAEEGLDEIENELLKCEFCGKMGYPNKFLRSKRFCSTSCAKRHSLSCTKKFGLFASDKTNRWNRKSDSQSLGRRGRRPSGPDGAPRDHFLRQLPITYPSAEEDLASHEDAVPTAMTTRLRRQSERERERELRELRIRKMPESMNLLPVVQSDPSVVKILRMNLEHKKLMDKLSSC, from the exons ATGGAGAATGAGCCAAGCACGACAACATGTTCTGCATCCACAACCACCATTACTACCACCTCCACGTCCCGGACACAGCTTCCACAGATATCTGTCTACAGTGGCTCTGACAGGCATGCTGTCCAG GTTATTCAGCAGGCCTTGCATCGTCCTCCTAGCTCAGCTGCTCAGTACCTCCAGCAGATGtatgcagcccagcagcagcatctaATGCTGCAgactgctgctttgcagcagcagcacttaaGCAGTACCCAATTTCAGAGTCTGGCAACTGTACCACAG GCAAGCCTGTCAGGTGGGAGGCAATGTACTTCCCCCACTGGGAGTGTCACTCAGCAGTCAAGCATGTCGCAGACCTCG aTTAACCTCTCCACCTCTCCTACACCTGCACAGATAATAAGCCGTTCACAGACCTccaacaccaccagcagcagcattacCCAGCAGACTATGTTGCTagggagcacctctcctaccCTGAGTGCAAGCCAGGCTCAGATGTATCTCCGAGCACAAATG CTGATTTTTACCCCTGCTACCACCGTGGCTGCTGTTCAGTCTGACATTCCTGTTGTCTCAtcatcttcctcatcttcctGTCAGTCTGCAGCTACTCAG GTTCAGAACTTGACGTTGCGCAGTCAGAAGTTGGGTGTATTGTCAAGTTCACAGAACGGTCCACCAAAAAGCAGCAGTCAAACTCAGTCGTTGTCTTTGTGTGCTAACAAACCTGTAACCAGCACCAAGGGCATCCAACCAGAATCCTCAGACAGCAATAGAAAAGGTGACAGCCCAGCGCCGGAGTGTCGGAGTGCCCCAGTGACACGGACATCGAGCATACATCAGTTGATAACACCAG cTTCGTATTCTCCACTACAACCCCATTCTCTAGTAAAACATCAGCAGATCCCACTTCATTCACCGCCTTCCAAAATTTCCCATCATCAGCTGAtactgcaacagcagcagcaagtccAGCCGATCGCACTTCAGGCTCCGTCTGGCCAGGAGCCCCCTCCATCACAGCACTGTCTACCACTCCCAAGCCATAGTCTTCCTCCAGCTCCTAGCAGTGTGCAGCCTCATTGCTCACCTATTCACATCCATCCTCCACCTCTGACGCTATCTCCCACTCCAtcccaggcagctcagcagtCAGTAGTGGTATCTCCTCCACCTTCTCACTCCCCTAGTCAGTCACCCACAATAATTATTCATCCTCAAGCACTTATCCAGTCACAGGCAAACTCCCTTGTGCCAGCAGCTCTTCAGGCAGAGCAGTCTGCCCCTCAGCAAACTGCTGCCAGTCCAGTGCGGCCAATTGCACAGCCCCTCAACCTCCCGTCGCACCTCCCGCTTCCACCTTCCCCTGCTGTACACATAGGGTCAGTGGATCAGCCCAGCTTGGTTTCCCCAGGCCAGCAGATCGTGTCCTCCACACCACACCAGCAGTATTCAGCCTTGCAGTCCACGCCTATCCCTCTTGCGGCTCCTCCGCAGCTGTCGACATCTTCAACCCAGATACAACAACTGCCGTTGCAATCTGTACAGTCTTTGCAAGTGCAGCCTGAAATTCTATCTCAGGGCCAAGTTTTGGTTCAAAACACTTTGGTTTCTGAGGAAGAActtcctgctgcagaagctTTGGTCCAGCTGCCGTTTCAAACTCTTCCACCACCGCAGACTGTTGCAGTAAATCTTCAAGTTCAGCCATCAGTACCAATTGAAACTCCAGTG ATTTACCAAGTGGAGAATGTATGTGAAGAAGAGATGCCTGAAGAGTCTGATTGTGTCAATATGGTTAGAACACCTACGCCACCGACTTTGTCTCCACCAGCAATAACCTTGGGGAATGGAGATGCACTTAATTCAGAAGAGCCTTTGTCGG accACGCAGGACTGCCCTCAGTGACATCATCAGTCAGTGCCTCAGTAATTAAATCTCCATCTGATCCTTCGCATGCCTCTATTCCACCACCACCTCTTTTGCTTCCAGCTGCAACAACAAGGAGTAGCAGCACGTCAATGCCCAATAGCATTCCTAGTCTAGAAAATAAACCTCCACAGGCTATTGTTAAACCACAGATCCTGACTCACGTTATTGAAGGCTTCGTGATTCAGGAGGGCTTGGAACCATTTCCT GTAAGTCGTTCATCTTTGCTGGTAGAACAGCCTGCAGAAAAAAGATTGCTAGTGGAGGGTCAAATCATGAGTGTTATGTGTGTTGAATCAGACTTGCAGAATACAAAGCATGCAGACAACTCATCGGACACAGAGATAGAGGATATGATTGCAGAAG AGGGCCTGgatgaaattgaaaatgaactcctgaaatgtgaattttgtGGAAAAATGGGATATCCCAACAAGTTTCTACGATCAAAACGATTCTGTTCTACGTCCTGTGCTAAAAG GCACAGCCTTAGTTGCACTAAGAAATTTGGGCTGTTTGCATCAGACAAGACCAATCGTTGGAATCGGAAATCAGATAGCCAAAGTCTTGGGCGACGCGGGCGTCGACCGAGTGGCCCTGATGGGGCACCACGAGATCATTTTCTTAGACAG CTTCCAATTACTTATCCGTCTGCAGAAGAAGATCTGGCTTCTCACGAAGATGCTGTTCCAACTGCGATGACCACCCGTCTGAGAAGACAGagtgagagggagagagaacgTGAACTAAGGGAGCTAAGAATTAGGAAAATGCCCGAGAGCATGAACTTGTTACCAGTGGTGCAGTCAGACCCTTCG GTTGTCAAGATATTGCGGATGAATTTAGAGCACAAGAAATTGATGGACAAGCTCTCCTCTTGTTGA
- the PHC3 gene encoding polyhomeotic-like protein 3 isoform X4, with product MENEPSTTTCSASTTTITTTSTSRTQLPQISVYSGSDRHAVQVIQQALHRPPSSAAQYLQQMYAAQQQHLMLQTAALQQQHLSSTQFQSLATVPQASLSGGRQCTSPTGSVTQQSSMSQTSINLSTSPTPAQIISRSQTSNTTSSSITQQTMLLGSTSPTLSASQAQMYLRAQMLIFTPATTVAAVQSDIPVVSSSSSSSCQSAATQVQNLTLRSQKLGVLSSSQNGPPKSSSQTQSLSLCANKPVTSTKGIQPESSDSNRKGDSPAPECRSAPVTRTSSIHQLITPASYSPLQPHSLVKHQQIPLHSPPSKISHHQLILQQQQQVQPIALQAPSGQEPPPSQHCLPLPSHSLPPAPSSVQPHCSPIHIHPPPLTLSPTPSQAAQQSVVVSPPPSHSPSQSPTIIIHPQALIQSQANSLVPAALQAEQSAPQQTAASPVRPIAQPLNLPSHLPLPPSPAVHIGSVDQPSLVSPGQQIVSSTPHQQYSALQSTPIPLAAPPQLSTSSTQIQQLPLQSVQSLQVQPEILSQGQVLVQNTLVSEEELPAAEALVQLPFQTLPPPQTVAVNLQVQPSVPIETPVIYQVENVCEEEMPEESDCVNMVRTPTPPTLSPPAITLGNGDALNSEEPLSDHAGLPSVTSSVSASVIKSPSDPSHASIPPPPLLLPAATTRSSSTSMPNSIPSLENKPPQAIVKPQILTHVIEGFVIQEGLEPFPVSRSSLLVEQPAEKRLLVEGQIMSVMCVESDLQNTKHADNSSDTEIEDMIAEEGLDEIENELLKCEFCGKMGYPNKFLRSKRFCSTSCAKRHSLSCTKKFGLFASDKTNRWNRKSDSQSLGRRGRRPSGPDGAPRDHFLRQLPITYPSAEEDLASHEDAVPTAMTTRLRRQSERERERELRELRIRKMPESMNLLPVVQSDPSHKSRVDRTSPTSAVAPQLMETRGVLPFSLISLKRLSRYCG from the exons ATGGAGAATGAGCCAAGCACGACAACATGTTCTGCATCCACAACCACCATTACTACCACCTCCACGTCCCGGACACAGCTTCCACAGATATCTGTCTACAGTGGCTCTGACAGGCATGCTGTCCAG GTTATTCAGCAGGCCTTGCATCGTCCTCCTAGCTCAGCTGCTCAGTACCTCCAGCAGATGtatgcagcccagcagcagcatctaATGCTGCAgactgctgctttgcagcagcagcacttaaGCAGTACCCAATTTCAGAGTCTGGCAACTGTACCACAG GCAAGCCTGTCAGGTGGGAGGCAATGTACTTCCCCCACTGGGAGTGTCACTCAGCAGTCAAGCATGTCGCAGACCTCG aTTAACCTCTCCACCTCTCCTACACCTGCACAGATAATAAGCCGTTCACAGACCTccaacaccaccagcagcagcattacCCAGCAGACTATGTTGCTagggagcacctctcctaccCTGAGTGCAAGCCAGGCTCAGATGTATCTCCGAGCACAAATG CTGATTTTTACCCCTGCTACCACCGTGGCTGCTGTTCAGTCTGACATTCCTGTTGTCTCAtcatcttcctcatcttcctGTCAGTCTGCAGCTACTCAG GTTCAGAACTTGACGTTGCGCAGTCAGAAGTTGGGTGTATTGTCAAGTTCACAGAACGGTCCACCAAAAAGCAGCAGTCAAACTCAGTCGTTGTCTTTGTGTGCTAACAAACCTGTAACCAGCACCAAGGGCATCCAACCAGAATCCTCAGACAGCAATAGAAAAGGTGACAGCCCAGCGCCGGAGTGTCGGAGTGCCCCAGTGACACGGACATCGAGCATACATCAGTTGATAACACCAG cTTCGTATTCTCCACTACAACCCCATTCTCTAGTAAAACATCAGCAGATCCCACTTCATTCACCGCCTTCCAAAATTTCCCATCATCAGCTGAtactgcaacagcagcagcaagtccAGCCGATCGCACTTCAGGCTCCGTCTGGCCAGGAGCCCCCTCCATCACAGCACTGTCTACCACTCCCAAGCCATAGTCTTCCTCCAGCTCCTAGCAGTGTGCAGCCTCATTGCTCACCTATTCACATCCATCCTCCACCTCTGACGCTATCTCCCACTCCAtcccaggcagctcagcagtCAGTAGTGGTATCTCCTCCACCTTCTCACTCCCCTAGTCAGTCACCCACAATAATTATTCATCCTCAAGCACTTATCCAGTCACAGGCAAACTCCCTTGTGCCAGCAGCTCTTCAGGCAGAGCAGTCTGCCCCTCAGCAAACTGCTGCCAGTCCAGTGCGGCCAATTGCACAGCCCCTCAACCTCCCGTCGCACCTCCCGCTTCCACCTTCCCCTGCTGTACACATAGGGTCAGTGGATCAGCCCAGCTTGGTTTCCCCAGGCCAGCAGATCGTGTCCTCCACACCACACCAGCAGTATTCAGCCTTGCAGTCCACGCCTATCCCTCTTGCGGCTCCTCCGCAGCTGTCGACATCTTCAACCCAGATACAACAACTGCCGTTGCAATCTGTACAGTCTTTGCAAGTGCAGCCTGAAATTCTATCTCAGGGCCAAGTTTTGGTTCAAAACACTTTGGTTTCTGAGGAAGAActtcctgctgcagaagctTTGGTCCAGCTGCCGTTTCAAACTCTTCCACCACCGCAGACTGTTGCAGTAAATCTTCAAGTTCAGCCATCAGTACCAATTGAAACTCCAGTG ATTTACCAAGTGGAGAATGTATGTGAAGAAGAGATGCCTGAAGAGTCTGATTGTGTCAATATGGTTAGAACACCTACGCCACCGACTTTGTCTCCACCAGCAATAACCTTGGGGAATGGAGATGCACTTAATTCAGAAGAGCCTTTGTCGG accACGCAGGACTGCCCTCAGTGACATCATCAGTCAGTGCCTCAGTAATTAAATCTCCATCTGATCCTTCGCATGCCTCTATTCCACCACCACCTCTTTTGCTTCCAGCTGCAACAACAAGGAGTAGCAGCACGTCAATGCCCAATAGCATTCCTAGTCTAGAAAATAAACCTCCACAGGCTATTGTTAAACCACAGATCCTGACTCACGTTATTGAAGGCTTCGTGATTCAGGAGGGCTTGGAACCATTTCCT GTAAGTCGTTCATCTTTGCTGGTAGAACAGCCTGCAGAAAAAAGATTGCTAGTGGAGGGTCAAATCATGAGTGTTATGTGTGTTGAATCAGACTTGCAGAATACAAAGCATGCAGACAACTCATCGGACACAGAGATAGAGGATATGATTGCAGAAG AGGGCCTGgatgaaattgaaaatgaactcctgaaatgtgaattttgtGGAAAAATGGGATATCCCAACAAGTTTCTACGATCAAAACGATTCTGTTCTACGTCCTGTGCTAAAAG GCACAGCCTTAGTTGCACTAAGAAATTTGGGCTGTTTGCATCAGACAAGACCAATCGTTGGAATCGGAAATCAGATAGCCAAAGTCTTGGGCGACGCGGGCGTCGACCGAGTGGCCCTGATGGGGCACCACGAGATCATTTTCTTAGACAG CTTCCAATTACTTATCCGTCTGCAGAAGAAGATCTGGCTTCTCACGAAGATGCTGTTCCAACTGCGATGACCACCCGTCTGAGAAGACAGagtgagagggagagagaacgTGAACTAAGGGAGCTAAGAATTAGGAAAATGCCCGAGAGCATGAACTTGTTACCAGTGGTGCAGTCAGACCCTTCG CACAAATCCCGTGTTGATAGAACTAGTCCCACTTCTGCTGTTGCACCCCAGCTGATGGAGACTAGAGGTGTTCTTCCCTTCAGTCTGATTTCTCTCAAGAG GTTGTCAAGATATTGCGGATGA
- the PHC3 gene encoding polyhomeotic-like protein 3 isoform X8 — protein MENEPSTTTCSASTTTITTTSTSRTQLPQISVYSGSDRHAVQVIQQALHRPPSSAAQYLQQMYAAQQQHLMLQTAALQQQHLSSTQFQSLATVPQASLSGGRQCTSPTGSVTQQSSMSQTSINLSTSPTPAQIISRSQTSNTTSSSITQQTMLLGSTSPTLSASQAQMYLRAQMLIFTPATTVAAVQSDIPVVSSSSSSSCQSAATQVQNLTLRSQKLGVLSSSQNGPPKSSSQTQSLSLCANKPVTSTKGIQPESSDSNRKGDSPAPECRSAPVTRTSSIHQLITPASYSPLQPHSLVKHQQIPLHSPPSKISHHQLILQQQQQVQPIALQAPSGQEPPPSQHCLPLPSHSLPPAPSSVQPHCSPIHIHPPPLTLSPTPSQAAQQSVVVSPPPSHSPSQSPTIIIHPQALIQSQANSLVPAALQAEQSAPQQTAASPVRPIAQPLNLPSHLPLPPSPAVHIGSVDQPSLVSPGQQIVSSTPHQQYSALQSTPIPLAAPPQLSTSSTQIQQLPLQSVQSLQVQPEILSQGQVLVQNTLVSEEELPAAEALVQLPFQTLPPPQTVAVNLQVQPSVPIETPVIYQVENVCEEEMPEESDCVNMVRTPTPPTLSPPAITLGNGDALNSEEPLSDHAGLPSVTSSVSASVIKSPSDPSHASIPPPPLLLPAATTRSSSTSMPNSIPSLENKPPQAIVKPQILTHVIEGFVIQEGLEPFPVSRSSLLVEQPAEKRLLVEGQIMSVMCVESDLQNTKHADNSSDTEIEDMIAEEGLDEIENELLKCEFCGKMGYPNKFLRSKRFCSTSCAKSFQLLIRLQKKIWLLTKMLFQLR, from the exons ATGGAGAATGAGCCAAGCACGACAACATGTTCTGCATCCACAACCACCATTACTACCACCTCCACGTCCCGGACACAGCTTCCACAGATATCTGTCTACAGTGGCTCTGACAGGCATGCTGTCCAG GTTATTCAGCAGGCCTTGCATCGTCCTCCTAGCTCAGCTGCTCAGTACCTCCAGCAGATGtatgcagcccagcagcagcatctaATGCTGCAgactgctgctttgcagcagcagcacttaaGCAGTACCCAATTTCAGAGTCTGGCAACTGTACCACAG GCAAGCCTGTCAGGTGGGAGGCAATGTACTTCCCCCACTGGGAGTGTCACTCAGCAGTCAAGCATGTCGCAGACCTCG aTTAACCTCTCCACCTCTCCTACACCTGCACAGATAATAAGCCGTTCACAGACCTccaacaccaccagcagcagcattacCCAGCAGACTATGTTGCTagggagcacctctcctaccCTGAGTGCAAGCCAGGCTCAGATGTATCTCCGAGCACAAATG CTGATTTTTACCCCTGCTACCACCGTGGCTGCTGTTCAGTCTGACATTCCTGTTGTCTCAtcatcttcctcatcttcctGTCAGTCTGCAGCTACTCAG GTTCAGAACTTGACGTTGCGCAGTCAGAAGTTGGGTGTATTGTCAAGTTCACAGAACGGTCCACCAAAAAGCAGCAGTCAAACTCAGTCGTTGTCTTTGTGTGCTAACAAACCTGTAACCAGCACCAAGGGCATCCAACCAGAATCCTCAGACAGCAATAGAAAAGGTGACAGCCCAGCGCCGGAGTGTCGGAGTGCCCCAGTGACACGGACATCGAGCATACATCAGTTGATAACACCAG cTTCGTATTCTCCACTACAACCCCATTCTCTAGTAAAACATCAGCAGATCCCACTTCATTCACCGCCTTCCAAAATTTCCCATCATCAGCTGAtactgcaacagcagcagcaagtccAGCCGATCGCACTTCAGGCTCCGTCTGGCCAGGAGCCCCCTCCATCACAGCACTGTCTACCACTCCCAAGCCATAGTCTTCCTCCAGCTCCTAGCAGTGTGCAGCCTCATTGCTCACCTATTCACATCCATCCTCCACCTCTGACGCTATCTCCCACTCCAtcccaggcagctcagcagtCAGTAGTGGTATCTCCTCCACCTTCTCACTCCCCTAGTCAGTCACCCACAATAATTATTCATCCTCAAGCACTTATCCAGTCACAGGCAAACTCCCTTGTGCCAGCAGCTCTTCAGGCAGAGCAGTCTGCCCCTCAGCAAACTGCTGCCAGTCCAGTGCGGCCAATTGCACAGCCCCTCAACCTCCCGTCGCACCTCCCGCTTCCACCTTCCCCTGCTGTACACATAGGGTCAGTGGATCAGCCCAGCTTGGTTTCCCCAGGCCAGCAGATCGTGTCCTCCACACCACACCAGCAGTATTCAGCCTTGCAGTCCACGCCTATCCCTCTTGCGGCTCCTCCGCAGCTGTCGACATCTTCAACCCAGATACAACAACTGCCGTTGCAATCTGTACAGTCTTTGCAAGTGCAGCCTGAAATTCTATCTCAGGGCCAAGTTTTGGTTCAAAACACTTTGGTTTCTGAGGAAGAActtcctgctgcagaagctTTGGTCCAGCTGCCGTTTCAAACTCTTCCACCACCGCAGACTGTTGCAGTAAATCTTCAAGTTCAGCCATCAGTACCAATTGAAACTCCAGTG ATTTACCAAGTGGAGAATGTATGTGAAGAAGAGATGCCTGAAGAGTCTGATTGTGTCAATATGGTTAGAACACCTACGCCACCGACTTTGTCTCCACCAGCAATAACCTTGGGGAATGGAGATGCACTTAATTCAGAAGAGCCTTTGTCGG accACGCAGGACTGCCCTCAGTGACATCATCAGTCAGTGCCTCAGTAATTAAATCTCCATCTGATCCTTCGCATGCCTCTATTCCACCACCACCTCTTTTGCTTCCAGCTGCAACAACAAGGAGTAGCAGCACGTCAATGCCCAATAGCATTCCTAGTCTAGAAAATAAACCTCCACAGGCTATTGTTAAACCACAGATCCTGACTCACGTTATTGAAGGCTTCGTGATTCAGGAGGGCTTGGAACCATTTCCT GTAAGTCGTTCATCTTTGCTGGTAGAACAGCCTGCAGAAAAAAGATTGCTAGTGGAGGGTCAAATCATGAGTGTTATGTGTGTTGAATCAGACTTGCAGAATACAAAGCATGCAGACAACTCATCGGACACAGAGATAGAGGATATGATTGCAGAAG AGGGCCTGgatgaaattgaaaatgaactcctgaaatgtgaattttgtGGAAAAATGGGATATCCCAACAAGTTTCTACGATCAAAACGATTCTGTTCTACGTCCTGTGCTAAAAG CTTCCAATTACTTATCCGTCTGCAGAAGAAGATCTGGCTTCTCACGAAGATGCTGTTCCAACTGCGATGA